A genomic segment from Capra hircus breed San Clemente chromosome 15, ASM170441v1, whole genome shotgun sequence encodes:
- the LOC102180484 gene encoding olfactory receptor 52H1-like codes for MMATFNLTSFTNPGSFILLGIPGLERFHIWIGIPFFIIYLVALAGNSVLLYLIFMERSLHKPMLFFLSMLAATDLILSNTCVPKTFSIFWLGPQEITFPGCLTQMFFLHYSFAMDSATLLAMAFDRYIAICFPLRYNTILTRQVITKIVMGIVSRSFCIIFPCVFLLKRLPFCQTLIIPHTYCEHIGIAQLACADISVNIWYGFAVPVMTVTSDLILTGISYTLILRAVFNLPSQDARQKALNTCGSHVCVMLIFYIPAIFSVLTHRFGHNIPHSFHILIANLYVAIPPALNPIIYGVKTKQIREKIILLFFLKGTQ; via the coding sequence ATGATGGCCACATTCAACTTGACCAGCTTCACGAATCCAGGTTCATTCATCCTGCTGGGAATCCCAGGACTGGAGCGCTTCCACATCTGGATCGGGATTCCCTTCTTTATCATTTACCTTGTGGCTCTTGCAGGCAATAGTGTCCTTCTCTATCTTATTTTCATGGAGCGCAGCCTTCACAAGCCCATGCTCTTTTTCCTCTCCATGCTGGCGGCTACAGATCTCATCCTGTCTAACACATGTGTACCCAAAACATTCAGCATCTTCTGGCTGGGTCCTCAGGAAATCACCTTTCCTGGATGTCTTACTCAGATGTTTTTTCTCCACTATAGCTTTGCCATGGATTCTGCCACCTTGCTGGCTATGGCATTTGATCGCTATATTGCTATTTGCTTCCCTCTAAGATATAACACTATTCTCACCCGCCAGGTTATTACTAAGATTGTAATGGGTATTGTCAGCAGGAGCTTCTGTATCATCTTCCCATGCGTGTTCCTATTAAAGCGACTGCCTTTCTGCCAAACACTTATCATTCCACACACATACTGTGAGCACATAGGCATTGCCCAACTCGCCTGTGCAGACATCTCCGTCAACATCTGGTATGGTTTTGCTGTGCCTGTAATGACTGTTACATCAGACCTGATCCTCACTGGCATCTCCTACACTCTCATTCTTCGTGCTGTCTTTAACCTCCCATCCCAGGATGCCCGCCAGAAAGCCCTCAACACATGTGGCTCCCATGTTTGTGTCATGCTTATATTCTACATACCAGCCATATTCTCTGTCCTCACTCACCGTTTTGGTCACAATATTCCTCACTCCTTCCACATATTGATTGCTAACCTCTATGTAGCCattcctcctgcactcaatccaATCATCTATGGGGTGAAAACCAAGCAGATTCGGGAAAAGATAATCCTACTATTCTTTCTTAAAGGGACCCAGTGA